The Mytilus edulis chromosome 4, xbMytEdul2.2, whole genome shotgun sequence nucleotide sequence caataagaaaattcagaagaaaacaagtaaaatttaaagtcacaattaaatttcaaccaatcatttgccgataACAGATTTTTCACAAGTAAGGAGAAATATTTTCtaacaccggtcaggaaatgtgaaaatagcaaaaaattagagaaacaatACTCCAATAAGTATATTGATTAAACGGCGAATCTCTCATTAATATATTACATACCAGTTTATCTACAGAGGGTCCAACAAATGTTTGTTTCTTGTATAACTTCATGTACAACATTCCTTTCAGACGAAACTGTAAAagtaaaaagattaaaaaaaatatttgtgtactttaagaaattgaaatttaaaagaaacataGGAGTACATACATTCAGTAGAGTTTCAATTGATTTGCTGAAGACAGAGACATCTTATATATGAGATTGGTAAAGTCATATGTAAAATTTTGTTACACACAACGAAGCACTTATGATTTCATCGGTTATGCTTAAGTACgaattaaaaaacttattttatcaGAAATCAATAAGGGCAGCAGCAGTTtaccactgttcaatagtcatataTCAAATAACGGAAAACAAATCGagattataatagaaaaacattggaacaaaagaaacactgaactgcaacaaaagcaaacgccaacatacatataaaTGGGTTATATGATTACAACTGCCATATCCCTGACTTTGTATTGGAAATTTGAAGAAGaacaaaatggttggttgaacttggttttatggTCAGCTAAACCACCCACTTACCTAAATaagcatatgacagttgttattcattcgttcgatgtgtttgaggttttaattttgcaatttgataagggactttccattttgaattttcctcggagttcagttttacTTTTCTCGATACAGTTATAAACGGCTTCCGGAAATTAGGACAAGTTacccaaaaatatataaatgatagaCAAAGAACTTACAAAAACACCAGTTATAAATGATCCATAAAAATATGGAAGACCTCtataatcatcatcatcattgcCATATATAGCTGCTACTATCCCACAAATCAGCAAGGAACAggcaaatataatatcaaaaacgCCTATAATCATTAACCTCTGAAATACTTGCTTTGCCACCATGTTCTCCGCCTCAACcacttgaaaaaaatatcaaatatgcaTTAACCTGACATTGAAATTATCTAATAAGTTGGAAATGTGTTTTGTAAATTCACAATTGagattttcttttgtttccctTTTAAAATTGAGTTTTTTTTCTGTAGGAATCTAGAAGAATGGGAATTCTCGCCAATTGGAAAAAGGTTGTTACAGTTGATAAGATATTTGAAGTACTTAAGTCTGTACACGAGGGAGCTAGGGCTCATACAGGATACCATAAATTGTACAAGGACGTTGAACAAACGTATTATGGGATTCCCAGAGAAACTTGCATGGAATTCATCAAAGGATGTGTTCAGTGTGCATGTAAAAAGCCACAAAGAAACGTTGCACCACTTACGCCTATCACATCCAAATATTTTATGCACAGGGGGCAGTTAGACTTAGTTGACAAGCGTTCTGACCCAGACGGGCAATACTGTTGGATCGGTCACTACATTGAccattatacaaaatttaatttcttcTGGCCTCAGATGAATAAGTCTGCAGATGAAGTAGCACACAATTTACCAGTGCATGTGTTTTCTGTTGTTGGTCTTCCGTCTATTCTACAACATGACAACGGGAGAGAGTTTTGCAACGCAGTAATAAGAGAAACTTTAAAACTGTGGCCCGGCGACGGAGATGTTAAGATAATAACAGGAAGACCTAGGCATCCAAGACAGAGGGGTTTAGTGGAACAGGTTCATGACTCACTTCATAAACTGTTGGCATCAAAACGAGCAGACAAACCTGGCACAGGATGGCTTGAGTTTTTGTATGAGATACAGTATTCACTGAACACACAGTGTCATTCTAGTATTAAAATGACGCCTTTTGAAGCTGTATTTGGTCAAAAAGCTAATGATGGTATTTGTGTAGGTTCGCAAGAGACTGATGAGTTCATTGACAAAGAGAATATTGAGTACATGATTGAAGCAGAAGGAGACGTAATAACTGACGGACAGACGGAAAACGAGACTGACTCACAGACAGAAAACGAGACTGACTCACAAACGGAAAACAAGACTGACTCACAGACGGAAAAGAGACCGACTCACAGACTGAAGCTGAGACCGACTCACACACTGAAGCTGAGACCGACTCACAGACAGATGCTGAGACCGACTCACATCCGGATGCTGAGACCGACTTACAAACAGAAACTGTTCAACCTGCCCGAAAACGACGACGAACTGAAACGTCAGAAATATCTTCAGAGAAATACGATAGTACAGACTACAGACCAACACAGGACGAACTCATGGCAGTtgatgattttatgattttgaatgacATTATAACTGACCCTCCTGAGGAAAACAACTGTACCGGCATAGCAACGGACGACGGAAAAATTACTACTCACGACAGAATACGAAAGATACttgacaaaaattataaaaaatctgtCGAAAATACaatgagaaaatataataaaaaagtgtcaaaaactaatgcaaaaattgaaaaaggtaGCTTTGTCACTGTGCGAATACCAGTTGTTGATAGGGCATCGGGAGATCTTCCCAGATTATTATGTAGGGTTGATGATATCATCGGTAAAGATGAAAGTTTGTACAAGCTATCATGTGAATTTGGTATACTGAACTCATGTTATGATATGGGTGATATTGAACTTTTGACAAGGAAAATTGAAACTGAACATTGGAGTACAAACGGAATTTCCTTGCATGCGGCCGCAAAACAAGCAAGTTTTTCTCTTGCAAGTAAGAGATGCAAATGTAAAGGAACATGCACGAACAAGACATGCAAATGTAAGAAACCAGACGTtccttgtggtagcaagtgtcaccCGGGCCGAGAGTGCCAAAACAGGATTTCGATAGACAATTAATTTCAGAACTATTCAATTcaatttaaaagagggacgaaagataccaaagggacagtcaaactcataaatctaaaacaaactgacaacgccatggctaaaaatgttcACTTATTCACTTTATTTATCTACTTGTAATAAATTAATGTTAATTTGTAAAACTCAATTAAagttttttgataaatgtttgtctaAAGTAAACCCATACGGTCCAAATACCGGTATGGTCCAGCTCGTACTAGACCGTATGAGTATAttcgtacggtcggaccgtacgagtatatgcatacggtccggaccgtacgcgtacggtccaaatactcgtatgaTCTGGAAcacatatattggtgattttgaatctgttcaaagttttgatttttcgaccttatataccactttgcctcatattttattaagaaaaaattcacatccctaattaactgg carries:
- the LOC139521329 gene encoding SCAN domain-containing protein 3-like, translated to MGILANWKKVVTVDKIFEVLKSVHEGARAHTGYHKLYKDVEQTYYGIPRETCMEFIKGCVQCACKKPQRNVAPLTPITSKYFMHRGQLDLVDKRSDPDGQYCWIGHYIDHYTKFNFFWPQMNKSADEVAHNLPVHVFSVVGLPSILQHDNGREFCNAVIRETLKLWPGDGDVKIITGRPRHPRQRGLVEQVHDSLHKLLASKRADKPGTGWLEFLYEIQYSLNTQCHSSIKMTPFEAVFGQKANDGICVGSQETDEFIDKENIEYMIEAEGDVITDGQTENETDSQTENETDSQTENKTDSQTEKRPTHRLKLRPTHTLKLRPTHRQMLRPTHIRMLRPTYKQKLFNLPENDDELKRQKYLQRNTIVQTTDQHRTNSWQLMIL